Proteins encoded together in one Gammaproteobacteria bacterium window:
- the dctP gene encoding TRAP transporter substrate-binding protein DctP — protein MKRRDFLKKVGTGAVAGAGLAAAPYVKADSPRLRWRMATSWPVSLDTIYGGATDVAKRVAELTDGKFQIRPYAAGEIVGGLQVLDAVSQGTTQMGHTASYYYIGKNPSLAFDSTLPFGFNARQQYAWQMHNGGNDLLNKLVFSQFNIRSLPAGNTGGQMGGWFRKPVPNLKALNGIKMRIPGFGGQVMARMGVNVQTLAGGDIYPALERGVIDATEFVGPYDDEKLGFYQVAKYYYAPSWWEPNTQLSLYINQDAWNKLPKEYQAAVACAAAEANQNMLSKYDALNPVALKSLLSKGVKLETYSNDILEAAQKHAMDIYSELNQKDKTWRQIFENWIKFRNMEYAWFNANELRFADFAFPQAGLKDL, from the coding sequence ATGAAACGCAGAGACTTTCTCAAGAAGGTGGGTACCGGTGCCGTCGCAGGTGCAGGTCTGGCGGCGGCGCCTTACGTGAAGGCGGACAGCCCCCGTCTGCGCTGGCGCATGGCGACCAGCTGGCCGGTCAGTCTGGATACGATCTACGGCGGCGCGACCGATGTCGCCAAGCGTGTGGCCGAGCTGACCGACGGCAAGTTCCAGATCCGCCCCTACGCGGCGGGCGAGATCGTGGGCGGCCTGCAGGTGCTGGATGCCGTGTCCCAGGGCACGACGCAGATGGGCCATACCGCTTCTTATTACTACATCGGCAAGAATCCGTCGTTGGCTTTCGATTCGACCCTGCCGTTCGGTTTCAACGCCCGCCAGCAGTACGCCTGGCAGATGCACAACGGCGGCAACGACCTGCTGAACAAGCTGGTGTTCTCGCAGTTCAACATTCGCTCGCTGCCGGCCGGCAACACTGGCGGCCAGATGGGCGGCTGGTTCCGCAAACCTGTGCCGAATCTGAAGGCCCTGAACGGCATCAAGATGCGTATTCCCGGTTTCGGTGGCCAGGTCATGGCCCGCATGGGCGTGAATGTGCAGACCCTGGCCGGCGGGGATATCTACCCTGCGCTGGAGCGTGGCGTCATCGATGCCACCGAATTTGTCGGCCCGTACGATGACGAGAAGCTGGGCTTTTACCAGGTGGCCAAGTATTACTATGCGCCGAGCTGGTGGGAGCCGAACACCCAGCTGTCGCTGTACATCAACCAGGATGCCTGGAACAAGCTGCCCAAGGAGTATCAGGCGGCGGTGGCCTGTGCGGCGGCCGAGGCGAACCAGAACATGCTGTCCAAGTACGATGCCCTGAATCCGGTGGCCCTCAAGAGTCTGCTGTCCAAGGGCGTCAAGCTCGAGACCTACAGCAACGACATCCTCGAGGCCGCGCAGAAGCACGCCATGGATATCTACAGCGAACTGAACCAGAAGGACAAGACCTGGCGCCAGATCTTCGAGAACTGGATCAAGTTCCGCAACATGGAGTACGCTTGGTTCAATGCGAACGAACTGCGCTTTGCG